The Gymnogyps californianus isolate 813 chromosome 19, ASM1813914v2, whole genome shotgun sequence DNA window TACGGTGTTTTATCCTGATTGTAACAACACTTCTCTTGCTTTTACAATACCCTACACCCAGCTCTCCATCTCCTCTAGGAGAGTTTTGTTGTCCTTgcagagggaaactgaggcagggggTGGTCTGGAGCGGAGGGGTTTGAGGCTGGAAGGTGCTATCgctgcagcacagggcacctTGATTTTAGCACTTACCAGCGGGACTTCAGCTCTTGAGCATGCTGAGGTGGGGGGAACGTCTCCGAAAGTGATGCTGGGTGGCTCCGGGTGCTGGGTAGGAATCTATCTGGCACGAAACCCTCCCCAGGAGGGAAAACTCTTCATCTGCTCAGCTCCGGGACTCCTGttcagcagcaggagcaccTGAGCGCACTGGGTCTCGGCTGGGCAGCCTGACGGTGACCTCCGCACGGGCAGACGGCCGGGGGCGGTTGTCTCCGCAGACCCCTGGGCTCCAGCAGACCCCGGAGGGGTTTATCCCAGTGGGTGTTTGCGAATGACAGGAGGTGTGGGGGGGGGACCGACAGACGTCCCCAGGGATAAAATCAGTAATgactgctgtgctctgccctgcGCGCCGGTCTGTCCTACCTGCGGCGAATAACGCAGCAACAGGTTGCGGAGGTCCCCTCGACCCCCCTGGCCCGCGGCCCCTCACCGTTCCTCCTTGAGAAGTGGCAGCAGATTAGCCCGGAGCCCCTCTGCGCAGACAAAAGCTGCCACAAAGGGCATTAGGCTTCAGGATTGGATTACCGTGTGGCCACCTGTCATCCCCACTTTGTAAATTTATCTCGCTCTGGGTCCGGTTttcacattggagaagtttgcacttaaaaaaaaaaaataaaatcctctcCAAGCAGCAGCCTGGCGGAGTTCGTTTTAGCATCCCTTCTTATTCCAGGCTTCAGAGCTGCGCAGGGCTGGGGATTAGGGCTGTTTGAATAAAGAGAGCCTTTATTACATTAGTCTAAGTGGTTGATAGGTAAAGTAGGCCAATCCATCTTTAGACTAAGCCTATCACTTCGCCTACGAAGGGTGCAGGCTTCACTGAGGAAATATTCattaaaggaaaagcttttcctctGTCCGTCTTGACATGTTAATAGCTCAGGGTTAGGGGCTCTGCTCTCTGCCCATGGAAAATTCATAGCTGTGCTCACGCAGCAACTCCTTCCTCTCGCTGGGACCCCCGATGCTGCCGGCAGCTCTGCCGAAGTCAGCAGAGCAGCGCTGAGCCCTGCCAGCGCTTTGCTGGCTGGGCTCGGTGGGGAATAAGGGATGTCGGGAGTCTGCTGGCGCTCCTCGTCCTGACTTTCCTTTTCCACGCTTAGAAAGCGGGTGCCTCGTCCCTTCCCGAGCAGGGATGTAGGGGGAGGATTCAAATGATGGGTAGAGGCAGTGCTTCAGTGCTGGGACTCTCTGCTGTGGGATGTTCTCAAGGCCAAAAGTATTCATGGGTTTGAAAGGGTTAGACAGTTCATAGACACTATGAAATGGGATGATTTGGATGCAGATGCTGGCTCCAGAGGTCTTTGAAGTCCAGGTTGCCAGAAGGCGGAGGATAACAAGGCAGGAGGGACTCCTTGCCAAGCTTTTCATACTATATTATTTTCCACTACAGTATCCGCTACAGCCCTCAGTGGTGCCTCCGTCCAGCCCTGTCCCGACTGGTGCAGCAGCTTTTGTCCGAGGGCTCAGCTGAGCTCCCCGTTACCCACAGCCTGACTCCCTTTAtcatctccctttcctctcctgtatGGACAGTGGTGGTAGCTGCACCTCTGCCGTTCTTATCTTGCACCAAACAGTGCTGGCAGAAGCTACCCAGGTCTCCAACGTGCCTGTGAAGCTTCCACTGAAACAGCGGACTCCACAGCTGTCACGAGCTGCCCCAGGGCTGAACTGTGCACACACCATTGAGCTGAACATGGGTTTCTGCTGTTACTTTTGCCCAAAGGGATTGCATCCTGCCAGGGCACGGTGGCTACAGCTCTTCTGACCATTACGgctcctcttttccctccttctgcaACGGCTGTTGTTTAGTGCAGCCCTTGCTGTCTTGGAGCCCCAGGAGCAGATGTGTTCAGAGCTGGAGTCTGGTCCTACTTCCACCAACATGTACGTCCGGCGTGTTGTGTTGGAGCTGCAGTGCTATACGTGGGCCAAGTTACCCTTCTCCAGTGGTGGTTTGAATGGGAATAAACGCTTCTTGGTGACTTTTCCACCTGTGTGAGTTCAGACCAGCCAACTTACCAGTTCCTCCTATCCCTGAGGCTCTGTTGTCTCTGGCTGCCAGCATGATGATTGATGCCTCTATGGGAGATTATGGAAACCATGGGAAAGCTCATCACAACGGACAGACCCATGCAATAAAACTTTGCTTTCCTGGATGTGATGCTGTCAGAGGTTCAAACCACATCCACGGGCCACACTATTTGGCTTCGCTTGCTGCTGTCTAGCTTTTATGCAGCCACTTTTCAAACAAGGCAGCGTCTGAGACAATCTCGAGGATCTTAGTTTCAGGCCATGCCTGGCACCCGTCTGGGTACAACGAAGGAAGAGAATGCTGGAGCTAGGGCTGAAGGCTGGTTTTGGTGGATTCAGTTCTCGTTCTTGGGTTGAAGGCTCCATTTCTATCTCTGCTCATCTTTGTGCTGACCAAGCCAGACAGCAGTAGCAGTGTCAATGAAGTGCCTTGTCTTACTTCTCTTGTTGTGATGGTCACCAGCGAGATGTCCTGCAAATGCCAAGGATTCAGGTCCTCtccaaaaataacaattttgGGGGGTCTAGACCTGCACAGAACTGACTGCTCTCAGCTCTATTGGAAAAAAGACATGTTGGATGTCCTGAGCCACAAATCAAGAGTGTGGGTTCAGGTGCTGGCTGGTCTGCCAAGGGACTGACACTGGGCCGGTGGATGCCTCTTACACGAAGAGTTGCTCCTTGCTGTCTTCCACTTCTGCAGTGTACTCTTCTGTGTTTGTTGAAACCCTAATTAAGAGTCTGTGTTCCCCAACCAGATCAACTGACTCAGCACCTCCACTCCCAGCAATTTCCTCCTGTTTCATGGCCCAGCCCTACCCAATGCCTCTCTtgtgcaaggaggaaaaaataagcctTGCGTCATTCCCAGGAGACTGATAAATAATGACTGTAGTAGTCCTGGAGGAGAAGTCGGTCTTGAGGTGCAGGGCCCCGTACAGCAGGCAATCTGACGGACCTGACCTGAAGCCAAAGGCCTTCAGTGCAGCATGGCTGTCCTGAGCACGTCTTGGGAAGCAGTCTCCTCTCTAGGCAGGTCCCAAGCCATTAAGGACCTCATGGGTTGAAACCAGCCTCTTAAATCAAGCTGGAAAGCGGTCGGTGGCCAGCGCAGGATGTAGAACTCAGATTTAATGTGGCCATAAAAAGAGACACCACTTAATGAGTAGACTGTCGAAATCCACATCAGCCCATGATAGATTTAAGAGTTGCTCTCTGAGCGTTATTGACTGGCTGTGTTCTGCGACGGCGTTACGGGTTTGCGGAGTTGGCCAGAAAGGTGAAGGATTAGtcagagttttattttggttaCTGTTTTTTGGCACACACTGGCTCCTGACTTCCAGAAGTTCTCATGTCCCAGGTGTCTGGTAGACCAGCGTGATTTTTATCTGCATGTAAAACTCCACTTGCGTGGCCTTGAAATCGCAGCCCTAGGGGTTGCCACCACCCTTGGGCATGGCTGGAGGTTTCCACAAGCTGCTAGCCCCTTCCTGCAAAGTCCGGCTTGTCCATCGCCACTTCTCCCAGTGACCCGTGCAGATCTGGTATGGGGACCGTCTCCCACCATGGGTCTGTGGAGAAGGGGCTTTCTGGGCAGCCCCTGAGCACACCTCACCTGCAGTGCAGAGGTGTAGTCGTTGGGTGCCCCTTGCAGTAAACACATTGcataaagttaatgccagaAGCTGGTGAAGTAAAATAGCAGGTACAGTGTGAGCTAAATAGTAGTTGCATAAAGAGCTACTGACCAACTTTCGTAGGCATGTGATGATTTTGATTCAGACTGCTCATTCCTGGTTTTCCTATTATTTGGCCTCAGAACGGATGGgtcagtttttttcccttggcttCTTAATCAGGGCAACCATTGGCTTTAGCACAAATTATCAGTGgcttttttaattgcaagaGCCCCTGGTGATCTTTGCTGTAGAAGCATAAAAGTGGTAAGGGAGGAGATGGCCGTTGGGGAAGAAACAGCCTCTGCTGCAGTGTCGTACGTCTGAGGAGAACACTGTTTGAGGCTTGCAGATCACACACTGGCTGGTTATTTCTCTGTGCTGGCTGGATGCTTTGAAAACTTAATCAAGTTTTATAGCTTTAATTTTGTGGCTGACTCccctcttgcctttttttttaactgtctcGCAACCCAGAGCAAATGAGTCCCATTGGGTTATGAAGGGAAAGAACTGGCAAATGATCTAAAATATTTAGGCTTGCCTAGTGAATGATAGGAAAAAGTTACTCTTCCTGCTTTGTGCTGCTTCCATCATTTCTGCAAGCTCTCTAGTTTTTCCCCACATGGTTAATTAGAAATAGCCAGTGAATAAGGTGGAATTGCTGAAGGCTTTAGGTTTCAAGGGTATTTTGGGAAGGTATGTCCTGCCCATGAGCTGAGGTTGTGTTCTCCAGGGTCGTATCCTGTATCCTGACCTGCTGTAGCCTgtgtggcaggggaggggagaggttgTCCTCGTTGGGTGCTGGACTGGGATGTGCTGAAAATGCCACCAGCAGCTCTTGATGCCCCTTCTAGTGCGTATCAGGGAACAAGTCTGCACAGCGATAGGGAATAGTAAAGTAAAATGGGTGAAGCTGAGTGCAAGAGAACCCCTGCAGTTGGGTGAGGTCCTGCTGTGACAAGCCGGGGACAAATTGGACCCTCTTGCCTGAATTGGGAAAAGTGTTGTGTTTGGGATGCTAAGGGAAAGCAAGGTGGATGTGCTCCAGTGAGCTTCTGCTTTTCCACTACACCGTTCCTTTCGTTCCCATGGGGAAAACAAGCTTTGGGTTGGGGCTGAGGGCTCTCTGGTGTTGACCTGAGCCAGGAAAGCCGCCTGGTGCAGCTCAGGACTCATCCTGACTAGTCTGGAGCTGGTGTGGTACATGTAGCCACACTCCAGGTGCAGAGTGTAGCCCAGCTAATCCACTCATGGATAACTGGGAGATTACTCAGCTGGATTTCTAATACAGTGGCCTTTAATAATAATCCCACCCTAATCCCTAAATCAATGGAAAATGGATTTATCTGTACGAGCTAAATGGCCTGTGTAGGCATTTTAGGGAGAAGAATTCTTGTGTATCTGTGTGTGAAcgatatatatatatatgcatatgcatatttttgttcctgttaCCTGACCCATGTCTGTGTGTTTTGCCGGCAGGGACCTCATGCCCAGGACCCTGGAGGGGCAGATCACCATGGAGAAGACCCCCAGCTACTTCGTCACCAAGGAGGCCCCAGCCCGCATCTCCTCCATGTCCAAGGGCACAAAGCTCATCGTGGTGGTGCGGGACCCCGTGACCCGAGCCATCTCGGACTACACCCAGACGCTCTCCAAGAAGCCCGATATCCCCACCTTTGAGAGCCTGACCTTCAAAAACAGGACTACGGGCCTGATCGACACCTCGTGGAGCGCCATCCAGATTGGCATCTACGCCAAGCACCTGGAGAACTGGCTCCTCTACTTCCCCATCGGGCAGATCCTCTTTGTCAGCGGGGAGAGGCTGATCAGCGACCCCGcgggggagctgggcagggtcCAGGACTTTCTGGGCCTCAAGAGGATCATCACCGACAAACACTTCTACTTCAACAAAACCAAGGGGTTCCCGTGCCTGAAGAAGGCGGAAGGCAGCAGCAAACCCCACTGCCTGGGGAAGACGAAAGGCAGGACCCACCCCGACATAGACCAGGAGGTGGTGCAGAGACTGCGGGACTTCTACCGGCCCTTCAACATGAAGTTCTACCAGATGACGGGGCAGGACTTCGGCTGGGACTGAGGCTGGTGTGGGAAAGTCCCCTGTAATTACTTGCCCAGCACGGTTTGCGTATATAAagagatatatatgtatgtaaaatgtacagaaatctattttataataatttatttttaattcctaagCAATTAATTCACTAAGCTGCCTAACCGCACTGGCTAGAACGGTAGCCCGTAACCTGTTTAACATTCCACGGTGTTTAATTCTAATAtgtctctccttttctttttttttccccccctttggttttctcctctttttgctttggtttgtaACAGACAGTGCTTCcatttttcctaaacaaaatttgtatttaaaaaatcaaaaaaagcaagggtggcaggggaggggcagggagggagggaaagcacaaatttatttttgttacgGGTATCTGGCCTTTATAAACACTTGCTTTCCCTATTCCGGTGTCCCAGTCTCTGCTCCGGTGTTGTGCTCCCTCGTCCCACAGCTTTCCAGTTAGTCCCACGGCCCCGGGGAGGGTTTCTCTGGGGCgggtggggagggaggctgggcaTTTCCTTGCAACCCACATAcctctgctgagcagcagtgtGTTTTACCGGCAGCTGTAAAGCGCAGGGAACCCCAAGCCATACAGCTCCTGCTCCGCAGCCCAGGACTCTGCCGGGAGGGTGACCTGCTCTTTTCCCAGCGGAGAAGCCGCAGAGCCTGTTGcatgggcagagctgtctcctCAGTATActtttccttcttgcctttTGTCAAGGAGGCTCTTTCCCACGATCCCTCTAtgcattttaaatctttacTGCAGGacaaatgtgaaaatacatgTATCTGTATGTGACACGCTTGGTGCTGGACTTGCAAGAAGCATCGCTCCAGGAGTGCCCATGCACACAGGGCGCTGCTGGGAGATGGCTGCGCCTGCAGTGCGGGGAGCAGCGGCCACCCACCAAAGAGGCCGGCAGAGCCACGGAGCCACGTGAAAACCCCAGGTCTCTGCTTGGTGCCATCCCCAGCATGGAGGGTGTCCCAGGACACGGCGCAGGCAACGCTacctccagccccacagccgCCGGAGCAGCCCCTGGTGCGTGAGACTGGGGAACATCAGCCTTGGCCCTCTTGATTCCCGTTACTTTTTGGTCCAACACCCTATCCGTGGTCTCTCCCAAGGAGCGGCGTTTGCCTAGAGCCAGGAAGAAGTGCTGCTTTGCCAACGAGGATGTATCTGTAGAAAAGCAAGGGGGAGTCTGGGCTGTACTTGGGTTGGGGCGTTGCTGGCAGCCCAGGCGAGGCCGGGGACCTTCCCAATGCCCCGGGTGAGCGCAGGGGTGGCAGCCAGGCAGGACAGGAGGCTCCGAGCACTTAACCATCAACCCAGGTTCAATAACCTGGAGATCCTTCCCTGCAGGTGGAACCAAATGCTTCGGGGCATTAGGACAGGTTGGCGGGGCTCTCCGGAGAGCTCTAGCTGTGTTTTGTGAGCTTAGGAGGTTTTGATAAGCATCGTGTGTGTCCGATGCCTTATCATTACTGTCGGAGGTTCTCCTAGCTCAACTGGAACATTTTTGGAGCAAGGTGGCAGCAGAAGTGATTTGCTCCTTGAATTTTTAACAGAGGCAGGGCTATGTTGTCTTTGGGCAACAAAAAACCATGCACCTCACCTGCAAGCACTGAGATGATGTGCCGCACTGAGCGTGGAGCTTGCTGGATAAATCTCATGATGTTACTGTGTGAGCACTTGCATAAAGCAGGCAGTCTAAGTAAAACTCAAAACAGCAAACGCATCAACGGGCAGAGCATATATGAGTTGAGTTAATGCTCTGGTTTCATATGCATTGCCTGTGTAAATGCATGCCCTGCACCTCTCCTCAGTCACCCATAGAAAACCACCTTTGAGCACCACATTGCTGAGCCAAGCCTAGCTGTGGTGGGGTGTTTTCAGTGCCATTTCCCAGATGTTGCTTTTACTTTGCAGCCTCCTTGCTCTTGCCTGCCCcttgcagctctctgctgtggcTGTTCGGTGATGAAAAGGCTCTTCGGAGCCTGGACTGCTCTCCCTGGGTCTTGACCTGGTCCTGCTCAGGTGAAT harbors:
- the LOC127023937 gene encoding heparan sulfate glucosamine 3-O-sulfotransferase 3B1-like, yielding MGQRLNRCLDVPVALPPLRRRLLLLFIMLFLWLYMFYSCAGSCAGLATRGSPAPPRVAPPLPQLLPPAPGEPGEESSLEEQRAAPDAASPISSFFNGSGTKRLPQAIIIGVKKGGTRALLEFLRVHPDVRAVGAEPHFFDRNYERGLAWYRDLMPRTLEGQITMEKTPSYFVTKEAPARISSMSKGTKLIVVVRDPVTRAISDYTQTLSKKPDIPTFESLTFKNRTTGLIDTSWSAIQIGIYAKHLENWLLYFPIGQILFVSGERLISDPAGELGRVQDFLGLKRIITDKHFYFNKTKGFPCLKKAEGSSKPHCLGKTKGRTHPDIDQEVVQRLRDFYRPFNMKFYQMTGQDFGWD